taatattaatatcaattataCAATTGGTTATAAGTTTTCTAGCATTCTATAacacaattattatttttaattacagaGAATGAATCAACCAGTTGGTTATACAATTCTAGTTATTTAGAACAAATTTCATCCAacaattttgttcatttttcttCCGAATCTTCAGATGAAACTACAAATGAAACTTCTCATTTACATAAACAAGAAAACTTATGCACTACTAcgttaaagaaagaaagatatACAGTAGAAGACAAAAGAAAACTGAAACAtataagaaagaagaaaaaggataaaaagaaatatacataTGAAAAAGATgtggaaaatgtatattttgagGATAAGTTCAGAGATAAAGGAAATAATACTCTAAAAACATTGTATTCTAGAGCTAGaccatattataatattaagaaaaaaaccCTTGGTTTTATTCCATACAAACATtcggcaaaaaatacttatgaAAGGTactatgtaaaaaatattgattacaccgagaaaaataagaaaaatgatACCATTATTAGGAAGGAATCTACTAATGATTCATCTAAAAACGAGGAGTGTACACCTTCATGGTATATTAAATTAGAAGAATTACAGAAAAACAAAACTAAAGaatataatgaaaaattaacagataatccaaatgatattaaattATGGATTGAATATATAGAATTTCAGGTATATCAGGAATGTTACGTTTGTATTTACAGATAAATTGTTGTCTTCTtatatgaatattttatttacaggACACATTAGGATATTTTCAACAATATCAAACAGCAAAGGATATTAATAGAGCAACAACGTTAAAAAAGTTATCTATAATTGAAAAAGCTTTAGAAAAAAATGGAGAATCTACAatcttat
This is a stretch of genomic DNA from Lasioglossum baleicum unplaced genomic scaffold, iyLasBale1 scaffold2383, whole genome shotgun sequence. It encodes these proteins:
- the LOC143221427 gene encoding uncharacterized protein LOC143221427, producing the protein MSLFPAYSSEKNKSSTSNESKNFTNENESTSWLYNSSYLEQISSNNFVHFSSESSDETTNETSHLHKQENLCTTTLKKERYTVEDKRKLKHIRKKKKDKKKYTYEKDVENVYFEDKFRDKGNNTLKTLYSRARPYYNIKKKTLGFIPYKHSAKNTYERYYVKNIDYTEKNKKNDTIIRKESTNDSSKNEECTPSWYIKLEELQKNKTKEYNEKLTDNPNDIKLWIEYIEFQDTLGYFQQYQTAKDINRATTLKKLSIIEKALEKNGESTILLKLKLSFMRELLPADEFSKQLEILINKDSGNVILWQEFIMTTQTSVAMCTVPKVLDLYSKCFCILKQKARINPRVYDEQLLRMLYWCLTFLRHTGL